Below is a window of Plasmodium chabaudi chabaudi strain AS genome assembly, chromosome: 10 DNA.
AGCTAAAGAGTCTTCCCCAAATATACTTCGCGAAAATAAATTCACCGAAAAGAAAGctgaattatttattaataatttaaaatctTCTAAAGTTGAAATATAggatatgtatatatcGATAGgtgttatattttcattgtcTGTCATGTTTTTTGCTTCATGCTCGTAATACTCCAACGGCATGAACTTTTCCACTATGGTCATGTTTGTGTGCTTTATGATCAGCTTCAGCAATTCGAAGGCGTCACTGCAAGGGGAGAAAACGAAAGGAAAGAAATGCATGAAACGAAAGAGAAATGCGCGAAAGGAAAGAGAAATGTGCGAAAGCAAACACTATGAAGTGGCAAAACCAAGTTCGACACCTCCCGATACGTACCTGATGGACGTGTTGacattaattttgttttcccATTCAAACTCGGACCACATGATACGAAATAAATGAGAGGAGATAAAAGAGGCTGTAATATATTCCGTCATATTAATgttaatttcatttaaaacgatgtaatattttttaggatcgttttttttttcataaaaaagatatcCAAAAATAGTCCCAGTTTCTGTCGTATGAACTTTTATAgttgttttaaattttttcttttcatgTGGCGCTAAATTAAATTGTGGAATCTTATCAATCggttttaaattattatgtgtcgataaattgataaatatattttgcaaATAGATACCAGATtgattgtaaatataaaattcaaGTATCAAATTTATGCTTGAAATTATTGGGAATAtttcaataaatatatcatcatcTATACTAGTTATTGCTTGAGATTTATGTAATTTCgataaaaatgttgatGAATAGTTATCTTGATTTATGGCTGGatatttaaattcattataatcatataatatatcattatttaatgaatattttaatttcatttgttcgaaattttcatttgttgTTACAAGCTCTTCATCAAGCATACTTAAtacattctttttttcttttaatattcggaaattaattatactatctacattttccatttcttcatcatttgttaatgatatattatcatcttCTTCATTGTTCATATCATTAATTTGGATTGTTTCAACTTTTCGAGAATCTTTTGAAGTTGTTCCATATAAACTACAATATTTATcttcttccttttttataaaatcttgataatacatattgccgttcataaatatttctataaatttttttgtttcttcatcgatattttctattcctacttttatttttaaaaatattttaagacATTGTGTTATTCTTATAACATTactatcattttcatatacaCTAGTTActgattttatatttttctgtgttgtatattttattatacttgataaaatatgaatcgATTTATTTCTGAACATGTTCAGATTTTTTAACAACATATCAGGGTcctctttatttttatcatcattattagCTAGCTCACTATTATCCACacgtaaaaaattaaaaacttCACTAACACCAGATAATAATCTaagatataattttgttatacAGACACATAAAACAGCcaataataaatcatcattatcacaaaataaattatataaaaattgatttaagcttgaattattatttgtagaAAGATTTGCACCGTTCTTATTTGACGAGGATGATAAATCGATAGGATTTCTATTCGGAACATTTGAAAAAGCTTCAGTAGCATAAGTACCATCCTCTAAAATAACCGTTTTCGTTTGTATAGTTGGAAAATatgttgtattattatctcccatattatttgaattctcattaaaatttgaaaatttattctttttcattttttcattaaacaGTTTATTAAGCATTTCAGGATCTTCCAtagtattatttaaaaagtaagACATTTgatcatataatatatttataaaattaaaaatcatttcatgtttattcatatattgtCCAAGGATCCATAAAAACATTCGTAAAATTGCTgattcttttatttcaaacatattttcaataatcTTTTCAAGTATACTATTTTGTAATACATTATTGTTAGCCaacttttttatacatatagcTGATTCataacttatatttttctcttGACTATTTGCATAAAGGAAAAGTAAATCTGCTATACTTAAACAATCGGTAGTATacatattacatatatgttgtaacgatttaattaaaatttttttataatttgcaGCATCAATACTGTTTGAAgatacattatttaaatttccAATTTTTGCTGATGCTCCAATGGTTTCTCCATCTCTTGTAATAGACATAATTCTATTTGGATCACCAATTTGAGCGTTTACTCGTGATATTGGGCCTTTAGAACTATAAATAGGTTGGTCattcaattttaataattcctttttaataacatttAATACTAGATGTacatttctttttgttaatatatgcaaaacTAAATTTAAAATCTTAAGCTTTACATCTTTCGATGGAAAATTTAAGCTTCTCAATAAAtccataatataatttgcaAGGATATGTTTCCATTTAcacataatataatataatttatcaataactattagttttatattattatcatgttgatttattaataatttgatgAAACATTCGCTAGCTGTTTTAATACTTAATGCTGAATTGCTAatgtataataaacaaCAAGATCCTTCATATAATACACTATTACTAACATTCTTActtaacatatttaataatattttgactacattgtttttatatggCATATAATCACTTTGAcgtaattttttatttttaaatcgaATTTCTTCACTTCtaaaatttattgtattattattattttgtaaatagcCAGCTAAATCATTATCATCATCTTCATTTCCACTATCCCCATAATAGCTATCATCTTTTTCTCCATAGTTACTGCACCCATCATCAtcgatatttttatttccatttattaCTAAGCATGAATCATCAAAAATATGgggaataaataattttttaaaaagttgaATAATTTCTAATAACATAACATCTGCTGTATCATATAGTTGATCATTTAAtgaaagaatatattttagtgTCGTTAATGGATCGATATCAATTAACATAGATAGTGCACTACGTTTTGTAGATATATCTGTctctaaaaataaaatcttTTCAACCTCTTTAACTGCATTCGGTATAACATCTATTCCAtgatttttaataattgtgTGAATACAAGTAAttgcattttttcttaCATAACTATGTGAATGacttaaattttttgtaattgcTTCAATTAATGGatctaaaatttttaaatattttattttagttAACAATCGTAATGTTGACCCTCGAACATATTCATTAGGAGATATTAAATCGTTTCTCAATGCATTACATACTAATATCATTTCTTCTTTTAAACTTCCATCATTATTACATTTATCTACaacttcaaaaaatatatgacaCATCTTTTTTAGTCGATGATCTTTATGTGGTACTATAAATCGGATAGCACACATTAATAGGTTTCCATATGGTTCTCcttgtattatattaaatataagatTTTCCATTCCTTCAATTTTGTTGTCGACATTTTGGctttctaattttttttgaatttcaCTTACCGACGGAATTTCACAGTTGTCGGTGCAT
It encodes the following:
- a CDS encoding coatomer subunit beta, putative, translating into MGSLDLENNCTLYICTDNCEIPSVSEIQKKLESQNVDNKIEGMENLIFNIIQGEPYGNLLMCAIRFIVPHKDHRLKKMCHIFFEVVDKCNNDGSLKEEMILVCNALRNDLISPNEYVRGSTLRLLTKIKYLKILDPLIEAITKNLSHSHSYVRKNAITCIHTIIKNHGIDVIPNAVKEVEKILFLETDISTKRSALSMLIDIDPLTTLKYILSLNDQLYDTADVMLLEIIQLFKKLFIPHIFDDSCLVINGNKNIDDDGCSNYGEKDDSYYGDSGNEDDDNDLAGYLQNNNNTINFRSEEIRFKNKKLRQSDYMPYKNNVVKILLNMLSKNVSNSVLYEGSCCLLYISNSALSIKTASECFIKLLINQHDNNIKLIVIDKLYYIMCKWKHILANYIMDLLRSLNFPSKDVKLKILNLVLHILTKRNVHLVLNVIKKELLKLNDQPIYSSKGPISRVNAQIGDPNRIMSITRDGETIGASAKIGNLNNVSSNSIDAANYKKILIKSLQHICNMYTTDCLSIADLLFLYANSQEKNISYESAICIKKLANNNVLQNSILEKIIENMFEIKESAILRMFLWILGQYMNKHEMIFNFINILYDQMSYFLNNTMEDPEMLNKLFNEKMKKNKFSNFNENSNNMGDNNTTYFPTIQTKTVILEDGTYATEAFSNVPNRNPIDLSSSSNKNGANLSTNNNSSLNQFLYNLFCDNDDLLLAVLCVCITKLYLRLLSGVSEVFNFLRVDNSELANNDDKNKEDPDMLLKNLNMFRNKSIHILSSIIKYTTQKNIKSVTSVYENDSNVIRITQCLKIFLKIKVGIENIDEETKKFIEIFMNGNMYYQDFIKKEEDKYCSLYGTTSKDSRKVETIQINDMNNEEDDNISLTNDEEMENVDSIINFRILKEKKNVLSMLDEELVTTNENFEQMKLKYSLNNDILYDYNEFKYPAINQDNYSSTFLSKLHKSQAITSIDDDIFIEIFPIISSINLILEFYIYNQSGIYLQNIFINLSTHNNLKPIDKIPQFNLAPHEKKKFKTTIKVHTTETGTIFGYLFYEKKNDPKKYYIVLNEININMTEYITASFISSHLFRIMWSEFEWENKINVNTSISDAFELLKLIIKHTNMTIVEKFMPLEYYEHEAKNMTDNENITPIDIYISYISTLEDFKLLINNSAFFSVNLFSRSIFGEDSLANFSVQKNSDGKLAGSIRVRSRTQGIALSLGDKITLIQSGITTELQ